The Pan troglodytes isolate AG18354 chromosome 1, NHGRI_mPanTro3-v2.0_pri, whole genome shotgun sequence genome includes a region encoding these proteins:
- the MAP3K6 gene encoding mitogen-activated protein kinase kinase kinase 6 isoform X2, giving the protein MAGPCPRSGAERAGSCWQDPLAVALSRGRQLAAPPGRGCARSRPLSVVYVLTREPQPGLEPREGTEAEPLPLRCLREACAQVPRPRPPPQLRSLPFGTLELGDTAALDAFYNADVVVLEVSSSLVQPSLFYHLGVRESFSMTNNVLLCSQADLPDLQALRDCVGSYTLIPYVVTATGRVLCGDAGLLRGLADGLVQAGVGTEALLTPLVGRLARLLEATPTDSCGYFRETIRRDIRQARERFSGPQLRQELARLQRRLDSVELLSPDIIMNLLLSYRDVQDYSAIIELVETLQALPTCDVAEQHNVCFHYTFALNRRNRPGDRAKALSVLLPLVQLEGSVAPDLYCMCGRIYKDMFFSSGFQDAGHREQAYHWYRKAFDVEPSLHSGINAAVLLIAAGQHFEDSKELRLIGMKLGCLLARKGCVEKMQYYWDVGFYLGAQILANDPTQVVLAAEQLYKLNAPIWYLVSVMETFLLYQHFRPTPEPPGGPPRRAHFWLHFLLQSCQPFKTACAQGDQCLVLVLEMNKVLLPAKLEVRGTDPVSTVTLSLLEPETQDIPSSWTFPVASICGVSASKRDERCCFLYALPPAQDVQLCFPSVGHCQWFCGLIQAWVTNPDSTAPAEEAEGVGEMLEFDYEYTETGERLVLGKGTYGVVYAGRDRHTRVRIAIKEIPERDSRFSQPLHEEIALHRRLRHKNIVRYLGSASQGGYLKIFMEEVPGGSLSSLLRSVWGPLKDNESTISFYTRQILQGLGYLHDNHIVHRDIKGDNVLINTFSGLLKISDFGTSKRLAGITPCTETFTGTLQYMAPEIIDQGPRGYGKAADIWSLGCTVIEMATGRPPFHELGSPQAAMFQVGMYKVHPPMPSSLSAEAQAFLLRTFEPDPRLRASAQTLLGDPFLQPGKRSRSPSSPRHAPRPSDAPSASPTPSANSTTQSQTFPCPQAPSQHPPSPPKRCLSYGGTSQLRVPEEPAAEEPASPEESSGLSLLHQESKRRAMLAAVLEQELPALAENLHQEQEQEQGARLGRNHVEELLRCLGAHIHTPNRRQLAQELRALQGRLRAQGLGPALLHRPLFAFPDAVKQILRKRQIRPHWMFVLDSLLSRAVRAALAVLGPEVEKEAVSPRSEELSKEGDSQQSPGQQSPLPVEPEQGPAPLMVQLSLLRAETDRLREILAGKEREYQALVQRALQRLNEEARTYALAPEPPTALSTDQGLVQWLQELNVDSGTIQMLLNHSFTLHTLLTYATRDDLIYTRIRGGMVCRIWRAILAQRAGSTPVTPGP; this is encoded by the exons ATGGCGGGGCCGTGTCCCCGGTCCGGGGCGGAGCGCGCCGGCAGCTGCTGGCAGGACCCGCTGGCCGTGGCGCTGAGCCGGGGCCGGCAGCTCGCGGCGCCCCCGGGCCGGGGCTGCGCGCGGAGCCGGCCGCTCAGCGTGGTCTACGTGCTGACCCGGGAGCCGCAGCCCGGGCTCGAGCCTCGGGAGGGAACCGAGGCGGAGCCGCTGCCCCTGCGCTGCCTGCGCGAGGCTTGCGCGCAGGTCCCCCGGCCGCGGCCGCCCCCGCAGCTGCGCAGCCTGCCCTTCGGGACGCTGGAGCTAGGCGACACCGCGGCTCTGGATGCCTTCTACAACGCGG ATGTGGTGGTGCTGGAGGTGAGCAGCTCGCTGGTACAGCCCTCCCTGTTCTACCACCTTGGTGTGCGTGAGAGCTTCAGCATGACCAACAACGTGCTCCTCTGCTCCCAGGCCGACCTCCCTGACCTGCAGGCCCTGCGG GATTGCGTTGGCAGCTACACACTGATCCCCTATGTGGTGACGGCCACTGGTCGGGTGCTGTGTGGTGATGCAGGCCTTCTGCGGGGCCTGGCTGATGGGCTGGTACAGGCTGGAGTAGGGACCGAGGCCCTGCTCACTCCCCTGGTGGGCCGGCTTGCCCGCCTGCTGGAGGCCACACCCACAGACTCTTG TGGCTATTTCCGGGAGACCATTCGGCGGGACATCCGGCAGGCGCGGGAGCGGTTCAGTGGGCCACAGCTGCGGCAGGAGCTGGCTCGCCTGCAGCGGAGACTGGACAGCGTGGAGCTGCTGAGCCCCGACATCATCATGAACTTGCTGCTCTCCTACCGCGATGTGCAG GACTACTCGGCCATCATTGAGCTGGTGGAGACGCTGCAGGCCTTGCCCACCTGTGATGTGGCCGAGCAGCATAATGTCTGCTTCCACTACACTTTTGCCCTCAACCG GAGGAACAGACCTGGGGACCGGGCGAAGGCCCTGTCTGTGCTGCTGCCGCTGGTACAGCTTGAGGGCTCTGTGGCGCCCGATCTGTACTGCATGTGTGGCCGTATCTACAAGGACATGTTCTTCAGCTCGGGTTTCCAGGATGCTGGGCACCGGGAGCAGGCCTATCACTG gtATCGCAAGGCTTTTGACGTAGAGCCCAGCCTCCACTCAGGCATCAATGCAGCTGTGCTCCTCATTGCTGCCGGGCAGCACTTTGAGGATTCCAAGGAGCTCCGGCTAATAG GCATGAAGCTGGGCTGCCTGCTGGCCCGCAAAGGCTGCGTGGAGAAGATGCAGTATTACTGGGATGTGGGTTTCTACCTGGGAGCCCAGATCCTCGCCAATGACCCCACCCAGGTGGTGCTGGCTGCAGAGCAGCTGTATAAGCTCAATGCCCCCATATG GTACCTGGTGTCCGTGATGGAGACCTTCCTGCTCTACCAGCACTTCAGGCCCACGCCAGAGCCCCCTGGAGGGCCACCACGCCGTGCCCACTTCTGGCTCCACTTCTTGCTACAGTCCTGCCAACCATTCAAGACAGCCTGTGCCCAGGGCGACCAGTGCTTG GTGCTGGTCCTGGAGATGAACAAGGTGCTGCTGCCTGCAAAGCTTGAGGTTCGGGGTACTGACCCAGTAAGCACAGTGACCCTGAGCCTGCTGGAGCCTGAGACCCAG GACATTCCCTCCAGCTGGACCTTCCCAGTCGCCTCCATATGCGGAGTCAG CGCCTCAAAGCGCGACGAGCGCTGCTGCTTCCTCTATGCACTCCCCCCGGCTCAGGACGTCCAGCTGTGCTTCCCCAGCGTAGGGCACTGCCAGTG GTTCTGCGGCCTGATCCAGGCCTGGGTGACGAACCCGGATTCCACGGCGCCCGCGGAGGAGGCGGAGGGCGTGGGGGAGATGTTGGAG TTTGATTATGAGTACACGGAGACGGGCGAGCGGCTGGTGCTGGGCAAGGGCACGTATGGGGTGGTGTACGCGGGCCGCGATCGCCACACGAGGGTGCGCATCGCCATCAAGGAGATCCCGGAGCGGGACAGCAG GTTCTCTCAGCCCCTGCATGAAGAGATCGCTCTTCACAGACGCCTGCGCCACAAGAACATAGTGCGCTATCTGGGCTCAGCTAGCCAGGGCGGCTACCTTAAGATCTTCATGGAGGAAGTGCCTGGAG GCAGCCTGTCCTCCTTGCTGCGGTCGGTGTGGGGACCCCTGAAGGACAACGAGAGCACCATCAGTTTCTACACCCGCCAGATCCTGCAGGGACTTGGCTACTTGCACGACAACCACATCGTGCACAGGGACATCAAA GGGGACAATGTGCTGATCAACACCTTCAGTGGGCTGCTCAAGATTTCTGACTTCGGCACCTCCAAGCGGCTGGCAGGCATCACACCTTGCACTGAGACCTTCACAG GAACTCTGCAGTATATGGCCCCAGAAATCATTGACCAGGGCCCACGTGGGTATGGGAAAGCAGCTGACATCTGGTCACTGGGCTGCACTGTCATTGAGATGGCCACAGGTCGCCCCCCCTTCCACGAGCTAGGGAGCCCACAGGCTGCCATGTTTCAG GTGGGTATGTACAAGGTCCATCCGCCAATGCCCAGCTCTCTGTCGGCCGAGGCCCAAGCCTTTCTCCTCCGAACTTTTGAGCCAGACCCCCGCCTCCGAGCCAGCGCCCAGACACTGCTGGGGGACCCCTTCCTGCAGCCTGGGAAAAGGAGCCGCAGCCCCAGCTCCCCACGACATGCTCCACGGCCCTCAG ATGCCCCTTCCGCCAGTCCCACTCCTTCAGCCAACTCAACCACCCAGTCTCAGACATTCCCGTGCCCTCAGGCACCCTCTCAGCACCCACCCAGCCCCCCGAAGCGCTGCCTCAGTTATGGGGGCACCAGCCAGCTCCG GGTGCCCGAGGAGCCTGCGGCCGAGGAGCCTGCGTCTCCGGAGGAGAGTTCGGGGCTGAGCCTGCTGCACCAGGAGAGCAAGCGTCGGGCCATGCTGGCCGCAGTATTGGAGCAGGAGCTGCCAGCGCTGGCGGAGAATCTGCaccaggagcaggagcaagagcag gGGGCCCGTCTGGGCAGAAACCATGTGGAAGAGCTGCTGCGCTGCCTCGGGGCACACATCCACACTCCCAACCGCCGGCAGCTGGCCCAGGAGCTGCGGGCGCTGCAAGGACGGCTGAGGGCCCAGGGCCTTGGGCCTGCGCTTCTGCACAGACCGCTGTTTGCCTTCCCGGATGCG GTGAAGCAGATCCTCCGCAAGCGCCAGATCCGTCCACACTGGATGTTCGTTCTGGACTCACTGCTCAGCCGTGCTGTGCGGGCAGCCCTGGCTGTGCTAGGACCGG AGGTGGAGAAGGAGGCGGTCTCACCGAGGTCAGAGGAGCTGAGTAAAGAAGGGGACTCCCAGCAGAGCCCAGGCCAGCAGAGCCCGCTTCCGGTGGAGCCCGAGCAGGGCCCCGCTCCTCTGATGGTGCAGCTGAGCCTCTTGAGGGCAGAGACTGATCG GCTGCGCGAAATCCTGGCGGGGAAGGAACGGGAGTACCAGGCCCTGGTGCAGCGGGCTCTACAGCGGCTGAATGAGGAAGCCCGGACCTATGCCCTGGCCCCAGAGCCTCCAA CTGCTCTTTCAACGGAccagggcctggtgcagtggctacAGGAACTGAATGTGGATTCAGGCACCATCCAAATG
- the MAP3K6 gene encoding mitogen-activated protein kinase kinase kinase 6 isoform X4, which yields MAGPCPRSGAERAGSCWQDPLAVALSRGRQLAAPPGRGCARSRPLSVVYVLTREPQPGLEPREGTEAEPLPLRCLREACAQVPRPRPPPQLRSLPFGTLELGDTAALDAFYNADVVVLEVSSSLVQPSLFYHLGVRESFSMTNNVLLCSQADLPDLQALREDVFQKNSDCVGSYTLIPYVVTATGRVLCGDAGLLRGLADGLVQAGVGTEALLTPLVGRLARLLEATPTDSCGYFRETIRRDIRQARERFSGPQLRQELARLQRRLDSVELLSPDIIMNLLLSYRDVQDYSAIIELVETLQALPTCDVAEQHNVCFHYTFALNRYRKAFDVEPSLHSGINAAVLLIAAGQHFEDSKELRLIGMKLGCLLARKGCVEKMQYYWDVGFYLGAQILANDPTQVVLAAEQLYKLNAPIWYLVSVMETFLLYQHFRPTPEPPGGPPRRAHFWLHFLLQSCQPFKTACAQGDQCLVLVLEMNKVLLPAKLEVRGTDPVSTVTLSLLEPETQDIPSSWTFPVASICGVSASKRDERCCFLYALPPAQDVQLCFPSVGHCQWFCGLIQAWVTNPDSTAPAEEAEGVGEMLEFDYEYTETGERLVLGKGTYGVVYAGRDRHTRVRIAIKEIPERDSRFSQPLHEEIALHRRLRHKNIVRYLGSASQGGYLKIFMEEVPGGSLSSLLRSVWGPLKDNESTISFYTRQILQGLGYLHDNHIVHRDIKGDNVLINTFSGLLKISDFGTSKRLAGITPCTETFTGTLQYMAPEIIDQGPRGYGKAADIWSLGCTVIEMATGRPPFHELGSPQAAMFQVGMYKVHPPMPSSLSAEAQAFLLRTFEPDPRLRASAQTLLGDPFLQPGKRSRSPSSPRHAPRPSDAPSASPTPSANSTTQSQTFPCPQAPSQHPPSPPKRCLSYGGTSQLRVPEEPAAEEPASPEESSGLSLLHQESKRRAMLAAVLEQELPALAENLHQEQEQEQGARLGRNHVEELLRCLGAHIHTPNRRQLAQELRALQGRLRAQGLGPALLHRPLFAFPDAVKQILRKRQIRPHWMFVLDSLLSRAVRAALAVLGPEVEKEAVSPRSEELSKEGDSQQSPGQQSPLPVEPEQGPAPLMVQLSLLRAETDRLREILAGKEREYQALVQRALQRLNEEARTYALAPEPPTALSTDQGLVQWLQELNVDSGTIQMLLNHSFTLHTLLTYATRDDLIYTRIRGGMVCRIWRAILAQRAGSTPVTPGP from the exons ATGGCGGGGCCGTGTCCCCGGTCCGGGGCGGAGCGCGCCGGCAGCTGCTGGCAGGACCCGCTGGCCGTGGCGCTGAGCCGGGGCCGGCAGCTCGCGGCGCCCCCGGGCCGGGGCTGCGCGCGGAGCCGGCCGCTCAGCGTGGTCTACGTGCTGACCCGGGAGCCGCAGCCCGGGCTCGAGCCTCGGGAGGGAACCGAGGCGGAGCCGCTGCCCCTGCGCTGCCTGCGCGAGGCTTGCGCGCAGGTCCCCCGGCCGCGGCCGCCCCCGCAGCTGCGCAGCCTGCCCTTCGGGACGCTGGAGCTAGGCGACACCGCGGCTCTGGATGCCTTCTACAACGCGG ATGTGGTGGTGCTGGAGGTGAGCAGCTCGCTGGTACAGCCCTCCCTGTTCTACCACCTTGGTGTGCGTGAGAGCTTCAGCATGACCAACAACGTGCTCCTCTGCTCCCAGGCCGACCTCCCTGACCTGCAGGCCCTGCGG GAGGATGTTTTCCAGAAGAACTCG GATTGCGTTGGCAGCTACACACTGATCCCCTATGTGGTGACGGCCACTGGTCGGGTGCTGTGTGGTGATGCAGGCCTTCTGCGGGGCCTGGCTGATGGGCTGGTACAGGCTGGAGTAGGGACCGAGGCCCTGCTCACTCCCCTGGTGGGCCGGCTTGCCCGCCTGCTGGAGGCCACACCCACAGACTCTTG TGGCTATTTCCGGGAGACCATTCGGCGGGACATCCGGCAGGCGCGGGAGCGGTTCAGTGGGCCACAGCTGCGGCAGGAGCTGGCTCGCCTGCAGCGGAGACTGGACAGCGTGGAGCTGCTGAGCCCCGACATCATCATGAACTTGCTGCTCTCCTACCGCGATGTGCAG GACTACTCGGCCATCATTGAGCTGGTGGAGACGCTGCAGGCCTTGCCCACCTGTGATGTGGCCGAGCAGCATAATGTCTGCTTCCACTACACTTTTGCCCTCAACCG gtATCGCAAGGCTTTTGACGTAGAGCCCAGCCTCCACTCAGGCATCAATGCAGCTGTGCTCCTCATTGCTGCCGGGCAGCACTTTGAGGATTCCAAGGAGCTCCGGCTAATAG GCATGAAGCTGGGCTGCCTGCTGGCCCGCAAAGGCTGCGTGGAGAAGATGCAGTATTACTGGGATGTGGGTTTCTACCTGGGAGCCCAGATCCTCGCCAATGACCCCACCCAGGTGGTGCTGGCTGCAGAGCAGCTGTATAAGCTCAATGCCCCCATATG GTACCTGGTGTCCGTGATGGAGACCTTCCTGCTCTACCAGCACTTCAGGCCCACGCCAGAGCCCCCTGGAGGGCCACCACGCCGTGCCCACTTCTGGCTCCACTTCTTGCTACAGTCCTGCCAACCATTCAAGACAGCCTGTGCCCAGGGCGACCAGTGCTTG GTGCTGGTCCTGGAGATGAACAAGGTGCTGCTGCCTGCAAAGCTTGAGGTTCGGGGTACTGACCCAGTAAGCACAGTGACCCTGAGCCTGCTGGAGCCTGAGACCCAG GACATTCCCTCCAGCTGGACCTTCCCAGTCGCCTCCATATGCGGAGTCAG CGCCTCAAAGCGCGACGAGCGCTGCTGCTTCCTCTATGCACTCCCCCCGGCTCAGGACGTCCAGCTGTGCTTCCCCAGCGTAGGGCACTGCCAGTG GTTCTGCGGCCTGATCCAGGCCTGGGTGACGAACCCGGATTCCACGGCGCCCGCGGAGGAGGCGGAGGGCGTGGGGGAGATGTTGGAG TTTGATTATGAGTACACGGAGACGGGCGAGCGGCTGGTGCTGGGCAAGGGCACGTATGGGGTGGTGTACGCGGGCCGCGATCGCCACACGAGGGTGCGCATCGCCATCAAGGAGATCCCGGAGCGGGACAGCAG GTTCTCTCAGCCCCTGCATGAAGAGATCGCTCTTCACAGACGCCTGCGCCACAAGAACATAGTGCGCTATCTGGGCTCAGCTAGCCAGGGCGGCTACCTTAAGATCTTCATGGAGGAAGTGCCTGGAG GCAGCCTGTCCTCCTTGCTGCGGTCGGTGTGGGGACCCCTGAAGGACAACGAGAGCACCATCAGTTTCTACACCCGCCAGATCCTGCAGGGACTTGGCTACTTGCACGACAACCACATCGTGCACAGGGACATCAAA GGGGACAATGTGCTGATCAACACCTTCAGTGGGCTGCTCAAGATTTCTGACTTCGGCACCTCCAAGCGGCTGGCAGGCATCACACCTTGCACTGAGACCTTCACAG GAACTCTGCAGTATATGGCCCCAGAAATCATTGACCAGGGCCCACGTGGGTATGGGAAAGCAGCTGACATCTGGTCACTGGGCTGCACTGTCATTGAGATGGCCACAGGTCGCCCCCCCTTCCACGAGCTAGGGAGCCCACAGGCTGCCATGTTTCAG GTGGGTATGTACAAGGTCCATCCGCCAATGCCCAGCTCTCTGTCGGCCGAGGCCCAAGCCTTTCTCCTCCGAACTTTTGAGCCAGACCCCCGCCTCCGAGCCAGCGCCCAGACACTGCTGGGGGACCCCTTCCTGCAGCCTGGGAAAAGGAGCCGCAGCCCCAGCTCCCCACGACATGCTCCACGGCCCTCAG ATGCCCCTTCCGCCAGTCCCACTCCTTCAGCCAACTCAACCACCCAGTCTCAGACATTCCCGTGCCCTCAGGCACCCTCTCAGCACCCACCCAGCCCCCCGAAGCGCTGCCTCAGTTATGGGGGCACCAGCCAGCTCCG GGTGCCCGAGGAGCCTGCGGCCGAGGAGCCTGCGTCTCCGGAGGAGAGTTCGGGGCTGAGCCTGCTGCACCAGGAGAGCAAGCGTCGGGCCATGCTGGCCGCAGTATTGGAGCAGGAGCTGCCAGCGCTGGCGGAGAATCTGCaccaggagcaggagcaagagcag gGGGCCCGTCTGGGCAGAAACCATGTGGAAGAGCTGCTGCGCTGCCTCGGGGCACACATCCACACTCCCAACCGCCGGCAGCTGGCCCAGGAGCTGCGGGCGCTGCAAGGACGGCTGAGGGCCCAGGGCCTTGGGCCTGCGCTTCTGCACAGACCGCTGTTTGCCTTCCCGGATGCG GTGAAGCAGATCCTCCGCAAGCGCCAGATCCGTCCACACTGGATGTTCGTTCTGGACTCACTGCTCAGCCGTGCTGTGCGGGCAGCCCTGGCTGTGCTAGGACCGG AGGTGGAGAAGGAGGCGGTCTCACCGAGGTCAGAGGAGCTGAGTAAAGAAGGGGACTCCCAGCAGAGCCCAGGCCAGCAGAGCCCGCTTCCGGTGGAGCCCGAGCAGGGCCCCGCTCCTCTGATGGTGCAGCTGAGCCTCTTGAGGGCAGAGACTGATCG GCTGCGCGAAATCCTGGCGGGGAAGGAACGGGAGTACCAGGCCCTGGTGCAGCGGGCTCTACAGCGGCTGAATGAGGAAGCCCGGACCTATGCCCTGGCCCCAGAGCCTCCAA CTGCTCTTTCAACGGAccagggcctggtgcagtggctacAGGAACTGAATGTGGATTCAGGCACCATCCAAATG
- the MAP3K6 gene encoding mitogen-activated protein kinase kinase kinase 6 isoform X3 yields MAGPCPRSGAERAGSCWQDPLAVALSRGRQLAAPPGRGCARSRPLSVVYVLTREPQPGLEPREGTEAEPLPLRCLREACAQVPRPRPPPQLRSLPFGTLELGDTAALDAFYNADVVVLEVSSSLVQPSLFYHLGVRESFSMTNNVLLCSQADLPDLQALREDVFQKNSDCVGSYTLIPYVVTATGRVLCGDAGLLRGLADGLVQAGVGTEALLTPLVGRLARLLEATPTDSCGYFRETIRRDIRQARERFSGPQLRQELARLQRRLDSVELLSPDIIMNLLLSYRDVQDYSAIIELVETLQALPTCDVAEQHNVCFHYTFALNRRNRPGDRAKALSVLLPLVQLEGSVAPDLYCMCGRIYKDMFFSSGFQDAGHREQAYHWYRKAFDVEPSLHSGINAAVLLIAAGQHFEDSKELRLIGMKLGCLLARKGCVEKMQYYWDVGFYLGAQILANDPTQVVLAAEQLYKLNAPIWYLVSVMETFLLYQHFRPTPEPPGGPPRRAHFWLHFLLQSCQPFKTACAQGDQCLVLVLEMNKVLLPAKLEVRGTDPVSTVTLSLLEPETQDIPSSWTFPVASICGVSASKRDERCCFLYALPPAQDVQLCFPSVGHCQWFCGLIQAWVTNPDSTAPAEEAEGVGEMLEFDYEYTETGERLVLGKGTYGVVYAGRDRHTRVRIAIKEIPERDSRFSQPLHEEIALHRRLRHKNIVRYLGSASQGGYLKIFMEEVPGGSLSSLLRSVWGPLKDNESTISFYTRQILQGLGYLHDNHIVHRDIKGDNVLINTFSGLLKISDFGTSKRLAGITPCTETFTGTLQYMAPEIIDQGPRGYGKAADIWSLGCTVIEMATGRPPFHELGSPQAAMFQVGMYKVHPPMPSSLSAEAQAFLLRTFEPDPRLRASAQTLLGDPFLQPGKRSRSPSSPRHAPRPSDAPSASPTPSANSTTQSQTFPCPQAPSQHPPSPPKRCLSYGGTSQLRVPEEPAAEEPASPEESSGLSLLHQESKRRAMLAAVLEQELPALAENLHQEQEQEQGARLGRNHVEELLRCLGAHIHTPNRRQLAQELRALQGRLRAQGLGPALLHRPLFAFPDAVKQILRKRQIRPHWMFVLDSLLSRAVRAALAVLGPEVEKEAVSPRSEELSKEGDSQQSPGQQSPLPVEPEQGPAPLMVQLSLLRAETDRLREILAGKEREYQALVQRALQRLNEEARTYALAPEPPTALSTDQGLVQWLQELNVDSGTIQMGRDGMPHLEGHLGTASRIHTSHPWTLRAE; encoded by the exons ATGGCGGGGCCGTGTCCCCGGTCCGGGGCGGAGCGCGCCGGCAGCTGCTGGCAGGACCCGCTGGCCGTGGCGCTGAGCCGGGGCCGGCAGCTCGCGGCGCCCCCGGGCCGGGGCTGCGCGCGGAGCCGGCCGCTCAGCGTGGTCTACGTGCTGACCCGGGAGCCGCAGCCCGGGCTCGAGCCTCGGGAGGGAACCGAGGCGGAGCCGCTGCCCCTGCGCTGCCTGCGCGAGGCTTGCGCGCAGGTCCCCCGGCCGCGGCCGCCCCCGCAGCTGCGCAGCCTGCCCTTCGGGACGCTGGAGCTAGGCGACACCGCGGCTCTGGATGCCTTCTACAACGCGG ATGTGGTGGTGCTGGAGGTGAGCAGCTCGCTGGTACAGCCCTCCCTGTTCTACCACCTTGGTGTGCGTGAGAGCTTCAGCATGACCAACAACGTGCTCCTCTGCTCCCAGGCCGACCTCCCTGACCTGCAGGCCCTGCGG GAGGATGTTTTCCAGAAGAACTCG GATTGCGTTGGCAGCTACACACTGATCCCCTATGTGGTGACGGCCACTGGTCGGGTGCTGTGTGGTGATGCAGGCCTTCTGCGGGGCCTGGCTGATGGGCTGGTACAGGCTGGAGTAGGGACCGAGGCCCTGCTCACTCCCCTGGTGGGCCGGCTTGCCCGCCTGCTGGAGGCCACACCCACAGACTCTTG TGGCTATTTCCGGGAGACCATTCGGCGGGACATCCGGCAGGCGCGGGAGCGGTTCAGTGGGCCACAGCTGCGGCAGGAGCTGGCTCGCCTGCAGCGGAGACTGGACAGCGTGGAGCTGCTGAGCCCCGACATCATCATGAACTTGCTGCTCTCCTACCGCGATGTGCAG GACTACTCGGCCATCATTGAGCTGGTGGAGACGCTGCAGGCCTTGCCCACCTGTGATGTGGCCGAGCAGCATAATGTCTGCTTCCACTACACTTTTGCCCTCAACCG GAGGAACAGACCTGGGGACCGGGCGAAGGCCCTGTCTGTGCTGCTGCCGCTGGTACAGCTTGAGGGCTCTGTGGCGCCCGATCTGTACTGCATGTGTGGCCGTATCTACAAGGACATGTTCTTCAGCTCGGGTTTCCAGGATGCTGGGCACCGGGAGCAGGCCTATCACTG gtATCGCAAGGCTTTTGACGTAGAGCCCAGCCTCCACTCAGGCATCAATGCAGCTGTGCTCCTCATTGCTGCCGGGCAGCACTTTGAGGATTCCAAGGAGCTCCGGCTAATAG GCATGAAGCTGGGCTGCCTGCTGGCCCGCAAAGGCTGCGTGGAGAAGATGCAGTATTACTGGGATGTGGGTTTCTACCTGGGAGCCCAGATCCTCGCCAATGACCCCACCCAGGTGGTGCTGGCTGCAGAGCAGCTGTATAAGCTCAATGCCCCCATATG GTACCTGGTGTCCGTGATGGAGACCTTCCTGCTCTACCAGCACTTCAGGCCCACGCCAGAGCCCCCTGGAGGGCCACCACGCCGTGCCCACTTCTGGCTCCACTTCTTGCTACAGTCCTGCCAACCATTCAAGACAGCCTGTGCCCAGGGCGACCAGTGCTTG GTGCTGGTCCTGGAGATGAACAAGGTGCTGCTGCCTGCAAAGCTTGAGGTTCGGGGTACTGACCCAGTAAGCACAGTGACCCTGAGCCTGCTGGAGCCTGAGACCCAG GACATTCCCTCCAGCTGGACCTTCCCAGTCGCCTCCATATGCGGAGTCAG CGCCTCAAAGCGCGACGAGCGCTGCTGCTTCCTCTATGCACTCCCCCCGGCTCAGGACGTCCAGCTGTGCTTCCCCAGCGTAGGGCACTGCCAGTG GTTCTGCGGCCTGATCCAGGCCTGGGTGACGAACCCGGATTCCACGGCGCCCGCGGAGGAGGCGGAGGGCGTGGGGGAGATGTTGGAG TTTGATTATGAGTACACGGAGACGGGCGAGCGGCTGGTGCTGGGCAAGGGCACGTATGGGGTGGTGTACGCGGGCCGCGATCGCCACACGAGGGTGCGCATCGCCATCAAGGAGATCCCGGAGCGGGACAGCAG GTTCTCTCAGCCCCTGCATGAAGAGATCGCTCTTCACAGACGCCTGCGCCACAAGAACATAGTGCGCTATCTGGGCTCAGCTAGCCAGGGCGGCTACCTTAAGATCTTCATGGAGGAAGTGCCTGGAG GCAGCCTGTCCTCCTTGCTGCGGTCGGTGTGGGGACCCCTGAAGGACAACGAGAGCACCATCAGTTTCTACACCCGCCAGATCCTGCAGGGACTTGGCTACTTGCACGACAACCACATCGTGCACAGGGACATCAAA GGGGACAATGTGCTGATCAACACCTTCAGTGGGCTGCTCAAGATTTCTGACTTCGGCACCTCCAAGCGGCTGGCAGGCATCACACCTTGCACTGAGACCTTCACAG GAACTCTGCAGTATATGGCCCCAGAAATCATTGACCAGGGCCCACGTGGGTATGGGAAAGCAGCTGACATCTGGTCACTGGGCTGCACTGTCATTGAGATGGCCACAGGTCGCCCCCCCTTCCACGAGCTAGGGAGCCCACAGGCTGCCATGTTTCAG GTGGGTATGTACAAGGTCCATCCGCCAATGCCCAGCTCTCTGTCGGCCGAGGCCCAAGCCTTTCTCCTCCGAACTTTTGAGCCAGACCCCCGCCTCCGAGCCAGCGCCCAGACACTGCTGGGGGACCCCTTCCTGCAGCCTGGGAAAAGGAGCCGCAGCCCCAGCTCCCCACGACATGCTCCACGGCCCTCAG ATGCCCCTTCCGCCAGTCCCACTCCTTCAGCCAACTCAACCACCCAGTCTCAGACATTCCCGTGCCCTCAGGCACCCTCTCAGCACCCACCCAGCCCCCCGAAGCGCTGCCTCAGTTATGGGGGCACCAGCCAGCTCCG GGTGCCCGAGGAGCCTGCGGCCGAGGAGCCTGCGTCTCCGGAGGAGAGTTCGGGGCTGAGCCTGCTGCACCAGGAGAGCAAGCGTCGGGCCATGCTGGCCGCAGTATTGGAGCAGGAGCTGCCAGCGCTGGCGGAGAATCTGCaccaggagcaggagcaagagcag gGGGCCCGTCTGGGCAGAAACCATGTGGAAGAGCTGCTGCGCTGCCTCGGGGCACACATCCACACTCCCAACCGCCGGCAGCTGGCCCAGGAGCTGCGGGCGCTGCAAGGACGGCTGAGGGCCCAGGGCCTTGGGCCTGCGCTTCTGCACAGACCGCTGTTTGCCTTCCCGGATGCG GTGAAGCAGATCCTCCGCAAGCGCCAGATCCGTCCACACTGGATGTTCGTTCTGGACTCACTGCTCAGCCGTGCTGTGCGGGCAGCCCTGGCTGTGCTAGGACCGG AGGTGGAGAAGGAGGCGGTCTCACCGAGGTCAGAGGAGCTGAGTAAAGAAGGGGACTCCCAGCAGAGCCCAGGCCAGCAGAGCCCGCTTCCGGTGGAGCCCGAGCAGGGCCCCGCTCCTCTGATGGTGCAGCTGAGCCTCTTGAGGGCAGAGACTGATCG GCTGCGCGAAATCCTGGCGGGGAAGGAACGGGAGTACCAGGCCCTGGTGCAGCGGGCTCTACAGCGGCTGAATGAGGAAGCCCGGACCTATGCCCTGGCCCCAGAGCCTCCAA CTGCTCTTTCAACGGAccagggcctggtgcagtggctacAGGAACTGAATGTGGATTCAGGCACCATCCAAATG